One window from the genome of Amaranthus tricolor cultivar Red isolate AtriRed21 chromosome 9, ASM2621246v1, whole genome shotgun sequence encodes:
- the LOC130824140 gene encoding uncharacterized protein LOC130824140 — protein MEMKFDNLAEKDRLQEKNNFKYENGGDKSDCYIVDLENICNGGVDKLEQSINSSTITTNSRITFQRSLSRKVPHLRGAEKKINDRDITTLAPSSSPRAVQVVSTPEKYVSPPTISVGSQDHTMNNHHQVSQHQITIKTGGINSIADGRWGRRSSFKRSSYTWFSDPKRVLFFFATLSCMGTMLLIYFTLSVSKANNKENALDWQ, from the exons ATG gAAATGAAATTCGATAATCTTGCGGAGAAGGATAGATTACAAGAAAAGAATAATTTCAAGTATGAAAATGGTGGTGATAAATCAGATTGTTACATCGTTGACTTGGAGAATATTTGTAATGGTGGTGTTGACAAATTAGAACAATCTATCAATTCttcaacaattacaacaaattcaagaattact TTTCAAAGAAGTCTTTCTAGAAAAGTCCCTCATCTTCGTGGCGCCGAGAAGAAGATTAATGATAGGGACATCACTACCTTGGCTCCTTCCTCTTCCCCTAGAG CTGTTCAAGTTGTAAGCACGCCAGAAAAGTATGTTTCTCCTCCTACCATATCAGTGGGATCACAAGATCACACCATGAATAACCATCACCAGGTATCACAGCATCAAATCACCATTAAAACAGGAGGTATCAACAGTATAGCAGACGGTAGATGGGGTAGGAGATCCAGCTTCAAGCGTTCGTCTTACACTTGGTTTTCTGACCCTAAAAGAGTCCTTTTCTTCTTCGCCACCCT ATCATGTATGGGAACAATGCTGCTCATTTATTTCACACTATCTGTCAGCAAGGCTAATAACAAAGAGAATGCATTGGATTGGCAGTAA